Below is a window of Camelina sativa cultivar DH55 chromosome 11, Cs, whole genome shotgun sequence DNA.
GGACATCTGTAGCGTGAAGTTTGTGGGACTAGACATCCACGGGTGAACCCACAATCGAAAGAAATTTTAATCCACAACAAGACATGCCACTTATATGAGCCACATAGGTGGGAAACCATTTTTATGGAAATTTGCTTGTTGGGCATAACCATGGGCTTTGATACCATATTAATAAACATAGATATCCAACCCAAAACCAATTGGCTATGCCTGGAGGGATCCATGTACTATTTATATTGCCCCACAAAACTTATTTCtctcgatgtgggatattgtctaatacagctctgataccatattagtaaaCATAGATATCCAACctaaaaccaattggcaataaGTGGAGGGATCCATGTACTATTTATATTGCCCCATAAATCTTATTTCtttcgatgtgggatattgtctAATAGTCATGCTTTGAGGATAACAAGTTTGTTAGCGCACCCGCCCTTAAAAGCATCATAGAGAAAGTTGTTCCTTCGACAGTGATGACCGAgtgaagtagaagaacaagaagttaATCGTTTTAACACTTTGGTCAGTTCTGTGAACAGACAatgcttttatcttttcttttcggGTTTGTGGTTGGTTAAGTTATAGGCTGTTTGTGTAAGTTACAGCATTGTTTCACATGTCGACTAAGATTTTTATAATGAGGTTGAACCCATAAAGTCTTATATAGTTTAGATGAATGAAATTGatccaaaattaaaccaaataataCCTTAGTTTATAACAAGGTTGAATCTAACTGAAAAAAGTAGATATATGTATCCgaaagcaaataaattttttgtattttgtatatctATCCAAATATTAAGTTAGTTTATAAAATGTAGGTAAATGTATTCTACTATACCTACATACGTacattttctagttttattttcctaatattgcatatattatataaccaACACTTATaccattataaaatatactaaaaacacatttttaacaaaaattacataAGACACCCATATTTAGGGATGACTAATGggatgagaaaaaataaaaacaaggagATGAAGATCTAAAAAtagattagtattatttttaatattattaaaaattaggGACACTAATTGGAGGATGACTAATGGGCATGCTctaacttctttctttttttccttttttttttttgtttatcaaattCAAGgttcaacaacaaatcaaagttctgataattttagttattaaataaGCTAAAACTGTGTTTCTAAACAAGAAGGTGCTGTGGTGTAGTGGTTATCACGTTTGCCTTACACGCAAAAGGTCTCCAGTTCGATCCTGGGCAGCACCATATTTTTGCACTTTTTTAACTAGTTAATGAATTAACAAAAGGAAATGGCCGTTACGTAAATTTCTTTCACAGACATCGTcgttgaccccaaaaaaaaaaaaaaaaaaagcgatctcctccatcatcttctttttcttcacaaaccctaaaaaactcATCTCCTTCACCGTGGACCACTGCGTCACACattacttctctctctctatctctctgtctctctttcgCTATCTCCACCGTAAAACTCAAAAACCCATCCGTCATTTTCCCCCAAATCTCTCCAATTCCTTAAATCGATTTCGATTTTACTTTTACCGTAAAAACCCTTAATTCGCATTGCTGCTCATCCGATCTTGCAGTTCAACTTCGATTGCCAGAAAAAATTGAGGACTTTGGAACAACAAAGGTAAATACATTTTACTGTACAATTCGGCTGCTTCATACTTGTTTCGAAGATTCCATTGTTTAGTTTCTTTGGTAGTATAACTTGAATCGAGACTCCTCGATTGAAAGAAAGCATCCGTTATTTTTTTCTGGCTTTGTGTGCCTTGTAATCAAAACTGAGTCTTTGTGGTAACATTTGAATCGTAATGTAATGTTCATCAGGAATTAAGTTTGTGATCCCTAAGTGTAGTAGATTCAAGATAATCACTTATGCTAAAGTTTAGGCTTTTtgattgtcttgttttttttttcaagatctGTTTATGATTTGTTGAAGGATTTGACTTGATATCTACATTCTAGATGCCTTATTGTATGTCTAGAGAAGCCTGATATGTGTATTTTTAGGATGCCTAACTGAATAATGGATAAAAGTTGTGTTATTTATACGTATCTCGTTATATATCTGAACAAGGGACAAATGTTGGCTATAATTATCAGAAATTGGGTTTGTGTCTATTTTGTTAATGATCAGAGGATTACTCATAAGTCATTTCGAATCATCTTGCAAGTTTTGTGTTAACTGCAGTCATTTGTACATGTCCACGATTAACCAGTTCGATTCTGGCTTTGCAGATTTTGACTGTGGATTAGGGAGTCTTGAAGCTTATTTTTTCCTCCTGGTCTCTTTTTCTTATGTGGTGGTGCTTTAGAGGGTTTTTGTATGACATAAATGCGCTAGATCAGAGAAAAGGTCTAACATGAAGTTATCGAATATCCCGCAACGCTATGTCATAGTCTTCTTAACTTTCCTCAGCACCTGCGTGTGTTACATAGAGCGTGTTGGCTTCTCTATTGCGTATACCGTCGCTGCAGATGCTGCTGGGATCAACCAATCAAGCAAAGGAACCATACTTTCTACATTCTTTGTTGGCTACGCTTGCTCTCAAGTCCCTGGAGGTTGGGCAGCTCAGAAAATTGGGGGAAGGAAAGTTCTTCTTCTGTCATTTGTGTTATGGTCATCGACGTGTTTCTTGGTTCCTCTTGATCCAAACAGAGTCGGGCTTTTAGTTGTTGCCCGTTTACTTGTTGGTGTTGCTCAAGGTTTCATCTTTCCTTCTATCCACACAGTTTTGGCTCAGTGGGTTCCTCCTCATGAAAGGTCTAGATTGGTTTCCATAACGACATCGGGAATGTATTTAGGTGCAGCTTTAGGAATGTGGCTTCTCCCTGCTTTAGTTGAGCTTAGAGGGCCGGAATCAGTTTTCTTAGCAGAGGCATTAGCAGGTGTTATATGGTCATTACTTTGGATTAGGTACGCTACTGACCCACCTCGGTCCGAGCATCCAaaagctgctgctgctggatTTGGAGGTGCTCTGTTGCCGACTAATGTAAACCACCACAAAGTTACTCATATCCCGTGGAAGAAAATCATGCTCAGTTTACCTGTTTGGGCCATCGTGGTTAACAATTTCACATTCCATTACGCTTTATATGTGTTGATGAACTGGCTTCCAACGTATTTCGAGCTTGGACTCCAGATCAGTCTCCAAGGAATGGATTCATCAAAGATGGTGCCATACCTCAACATGTTTGTGTTCTCCATCGTTGGTGGGTTTATCGCAGACTACTTGATCACCAAGAGAATACTCTCAGTAACCAGAACCCGCAAGTTCTTGAACACGGTTGGGTTCCTAGTTGCTTCAGCAGCATTGATGGCTTTGCCTATATTTAGAACCGAGAATGGTGTGATCCTTTGTTCCTCTGTGGCTCTTGGGTTTTTGGCACTAGGAAGAGCAGGTTTTGCGGTGAACCATATGGATATTGCTCCAAGATATGCAGGAATTGTGATGGGAGTTTCAAATACTGCTGGGACATTAGCTGGAATCATTGGTGTCGATTTGACTGGAAAGCTTCTTGAAGCATCTAAATTGGTTTACTCAGATTTGTCACACCCTGAGAGCTGGAGAGCTGTGTTCTTCATCCCGGGTTTGCTCTGTATCTTTAGCTCCGTTGTGTTTTTGCTGTTCTCTACAGGAGAAAGGATCTTtgattgagaaaaagaaaagatcaaaactttttagAGAAACCCTTGTCAAGATTAGTTAGTAAAAAAGCCTCTACATTCTACATTTTGAAGCCTGAATCGAAGATCGATTGATTCGGATTTTTTTGAGGGAAAATGTTGTTGTGTGCAGTAAAGATCTTGAGTTCTTGACTGATGGTTTTGAAATGTTGTCCTCAGGCTTATtggtactatttttttttgggggtgaATAAACTTGAATCACACCAAAGAGTATTGATTGGTTGATCTTTCAAATATACTatgaataaaaaattgtaatcttTAGTATCCCCAGTTTCCTCTTctatcagtttcttttttttttttttacttcaaaaacaCCATAATTTTATTACTCAAATTCAAATAGGTTGGTCCCTAAAGCCAACCACTACGGAACAATCGAGTCTACATGGTAAAATAAAGAACCTTGCGCTCGAACAATCTTTGCAAGATGATCGGCACGGACATTTAAAGTTCTAAGAATATGAGAAATGGAAAAGACCAAAAATTTAGCTTTTAGATCAGAAAAAGAACTCAACTCTCTCGAAAAACTGGGCCAATCATCGATCTCCTCTGTAAGTTTGATAATGGTAAGACAATCAGTCTCAAAGTGGACCAATGTCCATCCTTGGTGAATCGATGACTCCATTGCCCATAGTAACGCTGCAAGCTTA
It encodes the following:
- the LOC104725004 gene encoding probable anion transporter 5, which codes for MKLSNIPQRYVIVFLTFLSTCVCYIERVGFSIAYTVAADAAGINQSSKGTILSTFFVGYACSQVPGGWAAQKIGGRKVLLLSFVLWSSTCFLVPLDPNRVGLLVVARLLVGVAQGFIFPSIHTVLAQWVPPHERSRLVSITTSGMYLGAALGMWLLPALVELRGPESVFLAEALAGVIWSLLWIRYATDPPRSEHPKAAAAGFGGALLPTNVNHHKVTHIPWKKIMLSLPVWAIVVNNFTFHYALYVLMNWLPTYFELGLQISLQGMDSSKMVPYLNMFVFSIVGGFIADYLITKRILSVTRTRKFLNTVGFLVASAALMALPIFRTENGVILCSSVALGFLALGRAGFAVNHMDIAPRYAGIVMGVSNTAGTLAGIIGVDLTGKLLEASKLVYSDLSHPESWRAVFFIPGLLCIFSSVVFLLFSTGERIFD